The Pedobacter mucosus genome window below encodes:
- the rsgA gene encoding ribosome small subunit-dependent GTPase A — protein sequence MQGLVIKSTGSWYSVLANDGKRYDCRIVGKFRMKGIQTTNPIAVGDQVKFDLERDGITGVIDELLPRKNYIIRKSINLSKQAQILAANLDMAILIVTLASPRTSLGFIDRFLVTAEAYDVPTVLVFNKLDLFSKEGLEILQDFKEIYQAIGYSCYEVSALKGINVPIIQDLIANKITLISGHSGVGKSSLINALLPDRDLRTGEVSDWSDKGQHTTTFAEMFELPQGGFIVDTPGIRELGVIDIEKEELGHFFREIFKTSHDCKFNNCRHINEPGCAVIKAVDNDEIAVSRYESYLSIYHGNDTRH from the coding sequence ATGCAGGGCTTAGTTATTAAATCTACCGGGAGTTGGTATAGCGTTTTGGCAAATGATGGCAAACGTTACGACTGCCGTATTGTTGGTAAATTCAGGATGAAGGGCATCCAAACGACCAATCCGATTGCAGTTGGCGATCAAGTGAAATTCGATTTGGAACGAGATGGAATAACTGGTGTAATCGATGAGCTTTTGCCTCGCAAAAATTATATTATTCGAAAATCTATCAACTTAAGCAAGCAGGCGCAAATTTTAGCGGCGAACTTGGATATGGCTATTTTGATCGTAACGCTTGCTTCTCCTCGGACTTCTTTGGGTTTTATAGATCGTTTTTTAGTAACCGCCGAGGCTTATGATGTGCCGACAGTTTTAGTGTTTAACAAACTCGATTTGTTTAGTAAAGAAGGACTAGAAATTCTTCAGGATTTCAAAGAAATTTACCAAGCAATTGGCTATTCCTGTTATGAGGTTTCTGCATTAAAGGGTATAAATGTTCCAATAATTCAAGATTTAATTGCTAATAAAATTACCTTGATTTCTGGTCATTCAGGTGTTGGAAAATCCAGTTTAATTAATGCACTTTTACCAGATCGTGATTTAAGAACTGGCGAAGTTTCTGATTGGAGTGATAAAGGCCAGCATACTACAACATTTGCCGAAATGTTCGAATTGCCCCAAGGTGGTTTCATTGTAGATACGCCTGGGATTAGAGAATTAGGTGTTATTGATATTGAAAAAGAAGAACTTGGGCATTTCTTTAGAGAGATTTTTAAAACTTCTCACGATTGTAAGTTTAATAATTGTCGACATATTAATGAACCCGGTTGTGCGGTTATTAAAGCGGTTGACAATGATGAAATCGCTGTTTCAAGGTATGAAAGTTACCTAAGTATTTACCATGGTAATGATACGAGGCATTAG
- a CDS encoding YybH family protein, translating to MKNFIIIALCLITLNSFAQSKNEKQAVLKLLERQRLDWNKGDVEAYMQGYVKSDSLLFVGKSGPTYGWQKTLDNYKKGYPDKAAMGFLTFGIKKVEFLNRDVAFVLGSWNVKREKDELKGYFTLLLKKIKGEWRIVVDHSS from the coding sequence ATGAAAAATTTCATCATTATAGCTTTGTGTTTGATTACGTTAAATTCATTTGCTCAATCTAAAAATGAGAAGCAAGCAGTTTTGAAGTTATTAGAAAGGCAACGTTTAGATTGGAATAAAGGTGATGTTGAAGCTTACATGCAAGGCTATGTTAAAAGCGATAGTCTGCTTTTCGTTGGCAAAAGCGGACCAACTTACGGCTGGCAAAAAACGTTGGATAATTATAAAAAAGGTTATCCGGATAAAGCTGCAATGGGTTTTTTAACTTTCGGAATTAAAAAAGTTGAATTTTTAAATAGAGATGTGGCTTTCGTTTTAGGAAGCTGGAATGTAAAAAGAGAAAAAGATGAGCTAAAAGGGTATTTTACTTTACTGCTTAAAAAGATAAAAGGAGAGTGGAGAATAGTTGTTGATCATAGTTCATAG
- a CDS encoding sugar O-acetyltransferase, translated as MEPIILTEKQKMLAGKAYQAGDAELSKERLKAREVTFEFNNLAPKFIKQRKSLLKGLFGKTESMFYVEPPFRCDYGYNIEIGDNFYANFNLVILDCAKVSIGNSVFIAPNVSIYTAGHPIHSHLRDMEHEWAQEITIGNSVWIGGNVVINPGVTIGSNVVIGSGSIITRSIPDNVFAAGNPCRVIRQITDEDKEFYYKDFKLGE; from the coding sequence ATGGAGCCCATCATACTTACTGAAAAACAAAAAATGCTCGCTGGAAAAGCTTACCAAGCCGGTGACGCAGAATTATCAAAAGAAAGATTAAAAGCCAGAGAAGTCACTTTTGAGTTTAATAATCTCGCTCCAAAATTTATAAAACAAAGAAAGTCTTTATTAAAAGGTTTGTTTGGCAAAACCGAAAGCATGTTTTATGTAGAACCACCTTTCCGTTGTGATTATGGTTATAATATCGAAATTGGAGATAATTTTTATGCAAACTTTAATTTAGTGATTTTAGATTGCGCAAAAGTTAGTATTGGAAATAGTGTTTTTATTGCACCAAATGTTTCCATTTATACCGCTGGGCATCCAATACATTCCCATTTGCGAGATATGGAACATGAATGGGCACAAGAAATAACCATCGGTAATAGCGTTTGGATCGGCGGAAATGTGGTGATTAATCCAGGTGTAACCATAGGTTCAAATGTGGTAATTGGTTCAGGAAGTATTATTACTAGAAGTATTCCTGATAATGTTTTCGCCGCAGGAAATCCTTGTAGGGTTATCCGCCAGATTACTGATGAAGATAAAGAATTTTACTATAAGGATTTTAAATTGGGAGAGTAG
- a CDS encoding cupin-like domain-containing protein has translation MSFILKPVDIVESITPEDFKKNYLKTKRPLVIKGLTKDWPARDKWTAEYLKEIGGDLEVPLYDNSKADPSKPINAATAHMKLGEYLDLIKREPTELRIFFFNLFKKVPSLINDIKIPKDLMGGFIESMPAMFFGGSNSVTFLHYDIDLPHIFHTHFGGRKHIVLFDNKWKDRLYCLPNATYALEDYDVANPDFKKFPALNGVEGYEVFLEHGDTLFMPTGMWHWMKYLDGSFSLSLRAWDQSISRKVASVWSLFTHGAIDSLIKMTFKEKYANWREKKAVQIAENALAKGRP, from the coding sequence ATGAGTTTCATTTTAAAACCAGTAGATATCGTTGAGAGTATAACTCCCGAAGATTTTAAAAAAAACTATTTAAAAACCAAACGTCCATTAGTAATTAAGGGCCTAACTAAAGATTGGCCTGCGAGAGACAAATGGACTGCTGAATATTTAAAAGAAATTGGTGGCGATTTAGAAGTGCCGCTTTACGATAATTCTAAAGCCGATCCTTCAAAACCAATTAATGCGGCTACTGCGCATATGAAACTTGGAGAATATTTAGACCTTATAAAACGCGAACCAACTGAATTGAGAATTTTCTTTTTTAACCTGTTTAAAAAAGTTCCAAGCTTAATTAATGATATAAAAATCCCTAAAGATTTAATGGGTGGTTTTATTGAAAGCATGCCAGCTATGTTTTTTGGTGGTTCTAATTCGGTAACTTTTTTACATTACGATATCGATTTACCGCACATTTTCCACACACATTTTGGAGGCAGAAAACACATCGTTCTTTTTGATAACAAATGGAAAGATAGGTTGTATTGCTTACCAAATGCAACTTATGCTTTGGAAGATTATGATGTTGCAAACCCAGATTTTAAAAAATTTCCAGCCTTAAACGGAGTTGAAGGCTACGAAGTTTTCTTGGAGCATGGCGATACGTTATTTATGCCAACAGGTATGTGGCATTGGATGAAATATCTCGATGGTTCATTTTCGCTAAGTTTGCGAGCCTGGGATCAATCTATTTCTCGTAAAGTTGCGAGCGTTTGGAGTTTATTTACCCATGGCGCTATTGATAGTTTGATTAAAATGACATTTAAAGAGAAGTATGCAAATTGGAGAGAGAAAAAAGCTGTTCAAATTGCAGAAAATGCTTTAGCTAAGGGCAGACCATAA
- a CDS encoding fasciclin domain-containing protein, with protein MKKLILSAIAVVTMALTTQVYAQKNPMVGGAAMYANKDIVDNAVNSKDHTTLVAAVKAAGLVETLKSAGPFTVFAPTNAAFDKLPKGTVETLVKPENKATLTKILTYHVVAGKMDSKAIAAAIKAGGGKAELTTVEGEKLTAHMMGKKLMLTDAKGGMSTVTIADVNQSNGVIHVIDTVLMPK; from the coding sequence ATGAAAAAATTAATCTTATCTGCAATTGCTGTAGTAACTATGGCACTTACAACTCAAGTTTACGCTCAAAAAAATCCAATGGTTGGTGGTGCTGCAATGTATGCTAATAAAGACATCGTAGATAACGCTGTAAACTCTAAAGATCACACTACATTAGTTGCTGCTGTTAAAGCTGCTGGCTTGGTAGAAACTTTAAAAAGCGCTGGACCATTTACCGTTTTCGCTCCAACAAATGCTGCTTTCGATAAATTACCTAAAGGAACTGTTGAAACTTTAGTTAAACCAGAAAACAAAGCAACACTTACTAAAATTTTAACTTACCATGTTGTTGCTGGTAAAATGGATAGCAAAGCTATTGCTGCAGCAATTAAAGCTGGCGGTGGTAAAGCAGAATTAACAACTGTAGAAGGTGAAAAACTTACTGCACACATGATGGGCAAAAAATTAATGTTAACTGATGCTAAAGGTGGCATGAGTACAGTAACGATTGCTGATGTAAATCAATCTAACGGTGTAATCCACGTAATTGATACGGTTTTAATGCCAAAATAA
- a CDS encoding DUF3050 domain-containing protein: MHPNIKNIQNNIEPLRQQIVNHKVYAAISELEDLQIFMEHHIFAVWDFMSLLKSLQINLTCTTLPWFPVGDAVTRQLINDIVAGEEADVDANGMIKSHFEMYLDAMQQCGANIKPITNFLHSLKKGRDLQMAFELAEVPEAAQNFVSATFETINSGKTHLQAASFTFGREDLIPNMFISMVKDLNSAQPDQVSNFKYYLERHIEVDGDHHSHLALSMTEKLCNKSEDFWAEAEETAKMALQKRIDLWDAAYAAIVKNKVYA; encoded by the coding sequence ATGCATCCCAATATTAAAAACATTCAAAATAATATAGAACCTTTAAGGCAACAGATTGTAAACCATAAAGTTTATGCTGCGATAAGTGAGTTGGAAGACTTACAGATTTTTATGGAACATCATATTTTTGCCGTTTGGGATTTTATGTCGTTACTTAAATCATTACAAATTAATTTAACCTGCACAACGTTACCTTGGTTCCCTGTTGGTGATGCAGTAACCCGACAATTAATTAATGATATAGTAGCTGGTGAGGAAGCTGATGTTGATGCAAATGGCATGATTAAAAGTCATTTCGAAATGTATTTAGATGCGATGCAGCAGTGTGGTGCAAACATTAAACCGATTACTAATTTTCTGCATTCCTTAAAAAAAGGTAGAGATTTACAAATGGCTTTTGAATTGGCTGAAGTTCCGGAAGCGGCACAAAATTTTGTTAGCGCCACTTTTGAAACCATAAATAGTGGTAAAACACATTTGCAGGCTGCAAGTTTTACCTTCGGACGAGAAGATTTAATTCCGAACATGTTTATTAGCATGGTAAAAGATTTGAACAGTGCACAACCCGATCAGGTTTCTAATTTTAAATACTACTTAGAACGCCATATTGAAGTTGATGGAGATCATCATAGTCATTTGGCGCTTTCCATGACTGAGAAACTTTGCAATAAAAGTGAAGATTTTTGGGCTGAGGCAGAAGAAACCGCGAAGATGGCTTTGCAAAAACGAATTGATTTATGGGATGCGGCTTATGCTGCAATCGTAAAAAATAAAGTTTACGCATAG
- a CDS encoding carbohydrate kinase family protein, whose product MRKTVTAIGEILWDVFPEGKKAGGSSMNVALNLHKQNIDSKFVSAVGKDENGEGLIDFLSSKNYPTDLIQNHPTLPTSTVMVKLDETHQATYIIVEPVAWDYIELSENAVEAVKNSDAFVYCSLTCRNEVSKNTILSLLKHAKLKIFDINLRPPFYNIETLSSLLKEADILKVNEDELVYLKANLLLTGNTDEQLLKQLAIKFNIKIICLTVGEKGAYVLSEGKLYYHKGYQVKVADTVGAGDSFLATFISSYLNGFPMDTVLDRACKVGAFVASQPGANPDYGDEVFS is encoded by the coding sequence ATGAGAAAAACAGTTACTGCAATCGGCGAAATTTTATGGGACGTTTTTCCAGAAGGAAAAAAAGCTGGAGGTTCATCAATGAATGTGGCGCTAAATCTTCATAAACAAAATATCGACAGCAAGTTTGTTAGTGCAGTTGGAAAAGATGAAAATGGAGAAGGCCTAATTGATTTTCTTTCTTCAAAAAATTATCCTACAGATTTGATTCAAAACCACCCAACTTTACCAACAAGTACCGTAATGGTAAAGCTTGATGAGACTCACCAAGCTACTTACATTATAGTTGAGCCTGTTGCCTGGGATTATATTGAACTTTCTGAGAACGCAGTTGAAGCTGTTAAAAATTCGGATGCTTTTGTTTATTGTAGCTTAACATGTAGAAACGAGGTAAGTAAAAACACGATTTTAAGCTTACTTAAACATGCCAAATTAAAGATATTTGATATTAATCTTCGTCCGCCATTTTATAATATAGAAACCTTATCTTCCTTATTAAAAGAAGCAGATATTTTAAAAGTAAATGAGGATGAACTTGTTTATTTAAAAGCAAATTTATTACTTACTGGCAATACCGATGAACAACTTTTAAAGCAATTAGCCATCAAGTTCAACATAAAAATTATTTGCTTAACCGTTGGCGAAAAAGGAGCTTACGTTTTATCTGAAGGAAAATTATATTACCACAAAGGTTATCAAGTTAAAGTTGCAGATACTGTTGGAGCTGGTGATTCGTTTCTTGCAACCTTTATTTCAAGCTACCTTAATGGTTTCCCAATGGATACTGTTTTAGATAGAGCCTGTAAAGTTGGCGCTTTCGTAGCATCGCAACCTGGTGCAAATCCAGATTATGGTGATGAAGTTTTTAGCTAA
- a CDS encoding Smr/MutS family protein has product MKFKLGDFVRFVDEKREGYVTKIIDAQTLGVTDEDGFEIPVAVSNLTSVHGHGVSVEEVDAPKPIQVNVPMLSKTENGIYLAVANDNKAGNVVHFHLQNQTASVVLLTLTTERKDKYAGTFYGVIESFNSSLVYSASLADLDIWPEFSFQILLFTKADVKPVAPLTIRKKFRAKDFSTEIKDLPGLNKKGWLIRLDEQAPIIDAQKLKESFFKSSEEKKKTVDVPQKEIDLHIEKLRDDHHFLAADEMLIIQLAHFQNALDAAIVHHFEKIVFIHGSGNGTLRDKIHKIISKNPHIKTYMDAKKEKFSYGATEVVFK; this is encoded by the coding sequence ATGAAATTTAAATTAGGTGATTTTGTTCGTTTTGTTGATGAAAAACGTGAAGGATATGTAACCAAAATAATCGATGCACAAACTTTAGGTGTTACCGATGAAGATGGTTTTGAAATTCCTGTGGCTGTAAGTAATCTTACTTCTGTTCACGGACATGGAGTTTCTGTCGAAGAAGTTGATGCGCCGAAGCCAATTCAGGTTAATGTGCCGATGTTAAGCAAAACTGAGAATGGCATTTATTTGGCTGTAGCGAATGATAATAAGGCTGGAAATGTGGTACATTTTCATCTTCAAAATCAAACGGCAAGTGTGGTATTGCTAACCTTAACCACCGAAAGGAAGGATAAATATGCAGGAACATTTTATGGCGTAATCGAATCTTTTAATTCATCATTGGTATATTCTGCATCATTAGCTGATTTAGATATTTGGCCAGAATTTAGTTTTCAAATTCTATTATTTACTAAGGCTGATGTAAAACCGGTGGCTCCTTTAACCATTCGCAAAAAGTTTAGGGCAAAAGATTTCAGCACTGAAATAAAGGATTTGCCAGGATTAAATAAAAAAGGATGGTTGATTCGCTTAGATGAACAAGCGCCAATTATCGATGCCCAAAAATTGAAAGAAAGCTTCTTTAAATCATCTGAAGAAAAAAAGAAAACAGTTGATGTTCCGCAAAAAGAAATTGATTTGCATATTGAAAAGCTTCGTGATGATCATCATTTCTTAGCTGCAGATGAAATGCTAATTATTCAACTAGCTCATTTTCAAAATGCTTTGGATGCCGCTATTGTTCATCATTTTGAGAAAATTGTTTTCATCCATGGTTCGGGAAATGGAACACTGAGAGATAAAATTCATAAAATTATCAGCAAAAATCCACATATCAAAACATATATGGATGCCAAAAAAGAGAAATTTAGTTATGGCGCTACGGAAGTTGTATTTAAATAG